From Panicum hallii strain FIL2 chromosome 2, PHallii_v3.1, whole genome shotgun sequence, a single genomic window includes:
- the LOC112881025 gene encoding thiocyanate methyltransferase 1-like — MREIIQGPGASDAWNKCWEGDITPWDLGQPTPAVTKLVQSNTLASHGRVLVPGCGGGHDVVEFSTPDRYVVGLDVSGTALKKAKELYSSAPNAEFFEFVKADFFNWVPTESFDIIFDYVFFCAVHPSLRSAWAKRMDYYLKPEGELITLMYLVHNTYTVP; from the exons ATGAGGGAGATAATCCAGGGACCCGGTGCCTCAG ATGCTTGGAACAAGTGCTGGGAGGGAGACATCACGCCATGGGATCTGGGGCAGCCAACGCCTGCAGTGACCAAACTCGTGCAGTCAAACACTCTTGCTAGCCATGGCCGTGTCCTTGTCCCCGGATGCGGTGGG GGTCATGATGTTGTTGAATTCTCCACCCCTGATCGCTATGTCGTTGGTTTGGATGTATCTGGGACTGCCCTTAAGAAAGCAAAAGAG CTGTACTCATCGGCTCCCAATGCTGAATTCTTTGAATTTGTCAAGGCAGATTTCTTCAATTGGGTTCCCACAGAATCCTTTGATATTATCTTTGACTACGT GTTTTTCTGTGCTGTGCATCCATCTCTGCGGTCAGCATGGGCAAAGAGGATGGATTACTACCTGAAGCCGGAAGGAGAGCTCATTACTCTCATGTACCTGGTACATAATACATATACAGTGCCTTAG